DNA from Candidatus Fusobacterium pullicola:
ATGATATCAACAATTTAAAAGCTATACATGAAGAACTTATATCTCAAGGATACATGAAGTTACAAGCAAAAAAAGGAAAAGTAAAAAAACAAAATAAAGAAATCGGATTTGGTATTTTTGAAGGAGAAAATTATCAAATTCTCTTTGGTAGAAATAATACCGAAAATGATAATCTAACTTTTAAAATAGCTGATAAAAATGATATATGGTTACATGCTAAAAATATACCTGGTTCTCATGTAATTATAAAATGTGAAAATTTAACTGAAGATATTCTTTTAAAAGCTGCTCAAATAGCTGCTTATTATAGTAAAGGATTCACTGGTGATAAAATAAGTATTGATTATACTCAAAAGAGATATATCAATAAGCCTAAGGGAGCAAAACCTGGATTTGTGACATACATTAACGAAAAAAATATCTTAGTTATTAAACCAGAAAAAATTTAATAAAATTTTTCATTTTGAGAAGAGAATTATGTGAATATTCACAAATTTCTCTTCTTTCTTTTATATCTTTTTATTAAAATAAATTTGACAATTAATAATAATAAGTATATAGTATTTCTAACAAATAAAAACTATTCTTTGAAGTTTTAAAAGGAGGATAATGGGTAATTTTAATAATATAAAAGTCTTTTTTAATATTAATAACTCCAGTAAAAAAAATTTATTAAAATATAGTAAAATTAAGAAATATAAAAAGGGAGAACATCTTTTTTTAGATAGAGATCGAGTAGATAATATTTATTTTGTTTTAGATGGAATTGCATCTCTATATAAATTAAACTCTTCCCATGATAAAAAAGTTATCTTTATATATGGAAAAGGTGAAATATTGAATGAGGTTATTTTACAAAAAAATATGAGTTCATTAAATTGTGAAATACTTAGTGACTGTGAAATATTAGAAATTCCTGCTAAAAAATTTTTAGAGGTAATGAGTTATGATTTTCAACTATCTAG
Protein-coding regions in this window:
- a CDS encoding Crp/Fnr family transcriptional regulator; this encodes MGNFNNIKVFFNINNSSKKNLLKYSKIKKYKKGEHLFLDRDRVDNIYFVLDGIASLYKLNSSHDKKVIFIYGKGEILNEVILQKNMSSLNCEILSDCEILEIPAKKFLEVMSYDFQLSRNIIESMAYKIRRLYHQLKNTSNSIRLDKQIASKLWKLSKDFGKETDEGIEINFNLSISYLADMLGSKRETVSRQLKILSEKDLIIVKRNRFVVVNRDNLLKYFRNS